The genome window AACCGCGGTTCCGGGCCCTGTACGGCTGCGGCCAGCTTGACACCGTTGCGACCACTCCTATAATCGCTCTGCCATGGCGAGTCTCAGCGAACCAGTCATCAGCGTCACCCGGCTGAGCAAGGTCTACCGTTCCGGGTTCCGGATGAAGCGCATCCAGGCGTTGACGGACATCAGCCTGGAGGTCGAGCGCGGGGAGATATTCGGATTCCTCGGCCCGAACGGCGCGGGCAAGACGACGTTCATCAAGGTCCTCATGGGTCTGACCGAACCGACGACCGGCGGGGCGCTGGTCTTCGGACGGCCGCCCCGCGATGCGGCGGCCAAGGCAAGACTCGGGTTCCTCCCGGAGTCGCCCTACTTCTACGACCACCTGACGGCAAGGGAGTTTCTGAGTCTGGCAACCCGGCTCTCCGCGGTCCCGAAGTCTGAGGCGGCCGGTCGCATCACCGGGCTGTTGCGCCTGCTGCGCATGGAGATCGCGGCCGATGTGCAGATGCGGGGATTCTCGCGCGGCATGCTGCAGCGGATGGGAATCGCGCAGGCGCTGGTCGCCGACCCGGAGCTGGTTGTGCTGGACGAGCCGATGGGCGGGCTTGATCCGATCGGGCGCAAGGAATTCCGGGATATCATCGTCGACCTGCGCGACCGGGGCAAGACGGTCTTCTTCTCCACCCACATTCTGTCCGACGTCGAGATGATCTGCGACCGGGTCGGCATCGTCATCGAGGGCCGCATGGCGGAAGTCGGCCGGCTGAGCGAGATACTGACCGGTGAGGTCGAGTCGGTCGAAGTCACGGTCAGGGGCGTGACGGGCAAGACGCAGAAGATCCTCGAGCGCGTATCCCGTCACACTATCAAGTCGGGTGACGAGCTGCTCTTGACGGTCAAGAGCGAAGAGGAGGTAGAGAAGATCATGGCCATCTGCCGCGAGGTCGGCGGCATCCGGGTGGTCGGCATCGTGCCGCACCGGCCGACGCTCGAAGACTACTTCATGGCGCACGTCGCGCAGGCCGGGAGGAAGCCGTGATCGAACGGGTCTCCGGAATTGCCCTGAACACGTTCCGCGAGTCGATCCGGGACAAGGTGCTCGTCACCCTGATCGTCTTCGCAGTGCTGGTCATGGGCAGCGCCCGGGTGATCCAGCCCCTGGCGCTCGGCGAAGAGGCCAAGATAGTCAAGGACCTCGGTCTCTCGGCCATCACCTTGTTCTGCGTGCTCATATCCATTCTGGTCGGGGGCCGAATCGTGTACCGGGAAGTCGAGAAGCGCACCATCTACATCATACTTGCCAAGCCGGTACGGCGCTGGGAGTTCATACTGGGCAAGTACCTGGGCTTGATGGCGGTGTTGGTCGTCAGCCTGGCGGTGATGACCGCGGCCTTCTACGCGATCCTGCTCGTCCTGGGCGTGGGGGCCCCGCTCTACCTGATGCTGGCAGTGCTGATGACGCTGTTCCAGCTCGCCATCCTGACCGCGGTCGCCGTCCAGTTCTCGACTTTCTCGACGCCGATCACCGGCGCCGTCTTCACGTTCGCCGTCTACTTCGTGGGCCACCTGTTGAGGGACCTGAAGCTGCTGGCGGCGATGAATCCGTCGCCGGTCGTCAAGGTGGTAAGCTACATCTTATACTATGCGCTGCCCAACTTGGGGAATTTCAATATCCGGCCGGAGGTCGTCTACGGCGCGCCGCTGGATCCACTGGCGCTGCTCTTCTCCGGGTTGTACGCCCTGGTCTACACCGCGACGCTGCTCCTGATCTCTACGCTGATATTCAACCGCAAGGAGTTCTAACCCGGTGCTGACCGAGGTCACACCTCGACCCCGCCCGCCCGGCCGCGCCGGCCCGCTCGCCGGCGTGCTGCCGGCCGTGCTGATCGTGTGGGGGTTCGTTGGCGCCTATCTGCTTCAACTTTCGATCGACCGGGCCGGCGAGGACCGTCTGCGGGAGAAGGCGGTAGCGGAAAT of candidate division WOR-3 bacterium contains these proteins:
- a CDS encoding ABC transporter permease translates to MPRGRRHPGGRHRAAPADARRLLHGARRAGREEAVIERVSGIALNTFRESIRDKVLVTLIVFAVLVMGSARVIQPLALGEEAKIVKDLGLSAITLFCVLISILVGGRIVYREVEKRTIYIILAKPVRRWEFILGKYLGLMAVLVVSLAVMTAAFYAILLVLGVGAPLYLMLAVLMTLFQLAILTAVAVQFSTFSTPITGAVFTFAVYFVGHLLRDLKLLAAMNPSPVVKVVSYILYYALPNLGNFNIRPEVVYGAPLDPLALLFSGLYALVYTATLLLISTLIFNRKEF
- a CDS encoding ABC transporter ATP-binding protein produces the protein MASLSEPVISVTRLSKVYRSGFRMKRIQALTDISLEVERGEIFGFLGPNGAGKTTFIKVLMGLTEPTTGGALVFGRPPRDAAAKARLGFLPESPYFYDHLTAREFLSLATRLSAVPKSEAAGRITGLLRLLRMEIAADVQMRGFSRGMLQRMGIAQALVADPELVVLDEPMGGLDPIGRKEFRDIIVDLRDRGKTVFFSTHILSDVEMICDRVGIVIEGRMAEVGRLSEILTGEVESVEVTVRGVTGKTQKILERVSRHTIKSGDELLLTVKSEEEVEKIMAICREVGGIRVVGIVPHRPTLEDYFMAHVAQAGRKP